The proteins below are encoded in one region of Coffea arabica cultivar ET-39 chromosome 4c, Coffea Arabica ET-39 HiFi, whole genome shotgun sequence:
- the LOC140005119 gene encoding dynein light chain 1, cytoplasmic-like yields MLEGKALIQDTDMPVKMQIQAMASASQALDLFDVVDCKSIATHIKKDFDRRYGSGWQCVVGSNFGCFFTHTKGTFIYFTLETLNFLIFKGANSPSSSP; encoded by the exons ATGTTGGAAGGGAAAGCTTTGATACAGGACACAGATATGCCAGTGAAGATGCAGATTCAAGCCATGGCTTCTGCTTCTCAAGCTTTAGATCTTTTTGATGTTGTTGACTGCAAATCCATCGCTACACACATAAAAAAG gaTTTTGATAGGAGATATGGGAGTGGATGGCAGTGTGTGGTGGGTTCAAACTTCGGCTGTTTCTTTACCCATACTAAAGGAACTTTCATCTACTTCACATTGGAGACACTAAACTTCCTCATCTTCAAAGGGGCTAACTCTCCTTCATCTTCTCCTTGA